In Anolis carolinensis isolate JA03-04 chromosome 4, rAnoCar3.1.pri, whole genome shotgun sequence, the genomic window GGAGTTAGATGTAGTGTTTTaagttggcagaaaaaaatggctgTACTCAAAAAGGTTCATTTCTATATTTCATGCTAGCATTTTTTTTAGCTCTTCCTCACAAGAGTATTTAAAGAGCAGTACCTCATGGTTTGGAATATAATGGCATCATGTGTTAACATACAAATGCTGATTGAACCAGGGAAGCTAAATTTTGGCTTCTGTACATGATAAAGCTTTGTTACATGATAAAGCTGAAACTATACAGATACATAATTTTTGACCAATTCAGAATGTTAGAACTTTAAATGTGCTCCATACTGAGCAGGACCTGAGCAGGATACTGAGCAGAATACTGAGTTACTCCTCTCCAACTAATATTGGTTCCTGTTTGTCAGATATGTTGCTGGCAACCACCAGGCTAAAACTTCCCCACTCCTTTATTATGGGGCCTTGCTATAAATAGTGGGATTTTAAGTCCAAATTATCTAGTTTCCCACTCTATCTTATAGCCTCCTGGTATGAAGTTCTGGGCAACACTGACATTGACAGTTTAAAATATTAGCCAAGTGGATAGAAACTGTTTCATCTTCTGAAAATGCGCTActctttctaagccaaacagCATACTTCTTTACATTCCTTTGGGAGGCTCTGGAAGTTACAATTTACAAAATGCTACATAAGTTGCATCCAAATATATAATAGGTACATCCAAATAACAGAGTTCCTCTCCCAAGATACTTACCTTACACCAAGAATTCTGGAGGATGAAAAATGGATACTGCTCTTAGTTGCAGTTTTAGATTCTATGGTGGGCGCTGGCATAGAAAAGCAATGGCTAGTGGGGATCTTCTCCTGTTGTGACCTCTGCATTTCCTTTGCCAGGTGATGCTTACTAAAAACCTTGATGTGTCCCGGGGTCTGGTGAATGGGGCCCGTGGTGTTGTGACTGGATTTGAGACAGATGGAAGAGGTTGGTTTCTTTTCAACAAGCGTACTTCCAAGTACTGTGTGCGTAACTGATGTCTATTAGTCTCTGAACTTTTCATTTAGAAGGCTGATTATTTTGAGTCATTTTCTCCTGGTATTCAACCTAAACATATATTTTTGGTAGCATAATTACTATATGCACACCATATAGCATCAGTGGCAATACCTTAGCATTGAAGACTTGTATAGCTGGTGCAACATGTGTTTTCCTTTAACACAAAATAATGATGTAAGTGACTTGATACTTCTCTGAGTATTGGCAATGGCATTAGTAGATTGAGCTTTCCAGGAGCCTGAGGCTTGAAAAATCACTCCCAGTATTTATAAGATTTTACCTGCTTGATTGGATGCTCATTTATTTGCCACTTATGTATATTCTGTTTCCTAGTAAATACTAGGACTTTGAACATATTGTAGTTAATTACTAGCTTTTCACTTTTGCAATAACTACCCTGAACATTTAATAATCACTGCAAACCAATGCAAGTTAAAGAGAGAAGTACCACATCATCTGCATAAAGGAGGGTTGACAAAGGTCTGCCTGCTAGGTTAGGAGGACGAAAATTTGAACCGGAAAGACTCCTAGCCAAAGAGTTAATGCAAATATTAAAGAGGATGTAATACACAACCTTGTCTTACACCTGCATGTGTTGGGATGGCCAACCCTGTTACATCTCACTTTCAAACATGTTTTTGCATAAAGACTACAAATCAAAATCAACAGGCGCCTGTCAGTATTAGTAATCACCCATTTCTGCCATAACCTGTCTTGGGAAATCATATCAAATATAGACTTAAAGTTAATGAAAACTGTATAAAGGGCTAGCTTGGCCCTAGATGAATATTTATCCATAAGATGGTATAAAACTATAGCATGATCTTCTTCCATAAGGTTTTCCTCTTCCATCCAGTTTTTCAAGGAGGTATACACATGTGAATAATGCTACTAGGACTGGGGTCCACCAACTCTTACTTACTATATGCATCTCAGGAGGGATATCATCACTCCCTGGTGCTTTACCCATCTTAAGCTTAGAAATAAGACAATTGAATTCAGAAGTGGAGACAGGGGGCCAATCTGGAAGGACTGAGTGATTGACACTTTATTTCTCTATTTTGGGACACATCTATCAAAAAAGGTTATTTTTTCATTCATTGTCCTATTTTTATTGTCTTTGGGATGCTTTTCTATGGAGATAGTTGGggatccttttttttttccttacagGGCTGCCAAAAGTGAAGTTTTTGTGTGGCGTCACAAATGCTGTTGGGATGGAACGATGGCTTTTAAAGGGTCCAGCAGGGACATATTTGAGTCGCCAACAGTTACCCCTGAAACTAGCCTGGGCCATTTCTATCCACAAGAGCCAGGTTAGTGAACTTGAGTGACTGTTGGATTCGATTTCAGAAAATGTATCACAGGCTGCATCCAGCGATGGATTGGGCTACAAACAAAGAAGTAAGAGCACAAACATAAACACATTGATAAGAAAGTTCTGTCTGATACTAATAAAGGCTTAGGGATACATTTTACCCTTTataatgtgaaaaagatcttttaCCGAAGCTAGGAAGATGACACCACTCTGGGACCAAACGAAGTACatagaagacaaaaaaaaaagacaaaccatCAAAGGATTGTTTCTTGAAGGAGGTAATATGTCCATCATGGGAAGctccaggggtccccaagcttGTCCTAACATCTGCAAGCAACCAAGGCACGAGTGGGTTGTTCCTAAGCAATATGAAAGTTTGACTTCATATATGTATTTAACTCCTGTATTTAACTCCTACTGCCTTGGGCTGTTAGCAGACAAGGTCTGCCTCTTTGCAGGGATTCTTAGGAATGTGGCTTCTTTCTAAAGATTTATAGTTAGCTGTACAATAGAACTATCTGGTTCATTCTTATGACAATGTTATGTATCCATTACTTTGAAATTACTGCAAAATAGCAGCTGCATTATgtctgttgtaaaaaaaaaagtcctgtGACAGTTtcaaaaaatatacagtagactctcagttaagtggtactcatggggattggtagatgccagataaatgtagtttccggTTGCTTGAAagctactattaaaaataggtctAACTAATACTGCACCCCATACCATAACACACCATAAATTCTGCATTGATATGAATACTGAAAATAAGTCATTAATAGCAAATAAAGAGAAACTTAATGTAATGGTTTTACTTTATTATAAAAGCAactttgtgaatgcagtatgcaattttagtttaaaaaatgttgctgaTTGCTTGAGTGTTCCGGTTAACTAAGCGTCTACTGTATTATACTATGAACTTTTATGAATTGTAGGCCAGAGGCACCTGGAATTTCAGATGCTTACAGTGTGTTGAAAGGGATTTATAAAGAAAGGTAATAGTTAGAACTGCAACTGCTAAATAAGCAATTATGTCATGTTAAGGTATAGTTAAGTTGCATTATGCCCTAAATATACTCTCTAAGCAGGTTTTTACTGTTTCTGCTGCACCGAGTCATATTTCCACCCTGTTTCAATGAGAACTCCCTTACTGatgttttcttcctcttcaaGGGAATGTCTCTGGATTGTGCTGAGGTCTCCCTGGCCCGTGTTTTTGAATACGGCCAGGCTTATGTAGCACTTTCCCGAGCACGCAGTCTTGTGGGTCTTCGTGTTCTGGATTTTGATCCTAAGGTAGTGAGAGCTAACCCATATGTTTTGCAGTTCTACAAGCAATTAAGAAAAGACAAATTTCTAACTCAGGTAATGTGATAATCTGTCATCAGGCTGTTCTAACCATTATGGGATGGGAAGAGGGGAAGACAGATATTATAGAAGGTTAGAAATATGCTCCCAAATGACTAATTGTATTGTAGTCAAGTATTTGGCCATCACATGAAATGCCACGTGTTCTTGAAAGGAAATTGTCTGCAGCTTTTAACATTTGCAGAAATTATTTACTTACATATTTTGAAAAGTAAAGTAAAACATTGGCCAATATTTcaagaaataaagtattactaGTGAAATCTCAATGTTCAATCTAAATGACTGAAATGCTTTTCTGATTAAGGATTATACAATATGTGATCTGATGTAcataatctttttttatttctaggCTGCTCTAAATTTTTGCATCCAAGATGACAAAGAAAATGTAGAAGGTACCTGAACCATGTCTGCTAAAAATCCTGGGCATTTTTATTGCTCCTTGTCTTCTTTATTAAACAGGCAAAAATAATACTTTGGAAACTACTGATCACCAATATGTAGATTTTTAGTTCTGTAAGTAGAACATGCTAGCCCTGACATCTTTCGTCTCCAGCAGTGAAGAAAAGTGGGACATACATAATCGGTGATAATTCAAGATATGAACTCTTAAGTACTTTTTTTACTGGGATGGAAGTGACTTTTTAACTTACTTGAAGCCATTGTGTAGAATATCATTTTGCTATGTCGGATTTAAGCAATGTCATTGTTGTATATATGGTTTTTAACATTAATGAACAAACTTAAAGAaatgaaatacttttaaaaagtatcataGAGGTTAGCAAACAATTATTGAAGCAGATAATTGACCAAGTAGCAGTACTTATTGCAGTGAGAGCAGCAAAATGACTTGTCAGTGTTTATAAGAGGAACCAGATTATTTTTCTAGACTGTGTGCGTCACAAAACTTGAAAATAGTTGTGCTGGCTCCCTCACTAATTAAGCCCTGCACTCTTAGGTGCTAGAATCTGTACTGCTTGTCAACACAATTGTATGAGTGAAACAAATTCAGTATACTTCTCTAAATCTGAATAATTTTTTGGAACAACCCGTCAATTGAATCATTGTATGGTGCTGCTAAATGTGTTTTCCCTCTTCCCCTGTAAATACCACTGGGATGGTGTGTTGAATGCATCTGCTTAATCAATTATAATTTACATTTGAATATAGGCCTAATGATCTTGCATCATGCGATGAATTTATCTTGCATTTAGGATGGTAAGGATTTTTGAAAGTACTTGCATTCTTCAGTTCAATTGTAACAATTATAAGACTAGTTCAGCTAGACAATATTTTGCTAGAACTCATTAGGAGTTTTACACATTTTGGCATGACAGCTCTTTCTGATGCCTACAATAAGAAAATACTCTAAAATTAAGTGCGTAGAGGTAAAATTCCTAACCCCGTTATAAGATTACTAACTACAAATGAAGCTAAGGGACAACTTCAACATCACTATTAACACCAAGTCTCTAGATAGGATTTTCCAATTGACAAGAACTGGTAAAATAAATAGAGGTAAAACATTAGGACATGATTGAACAGTGTTTATTAACATTAAACAAGGGTGTATCATGCAGAACATGATAGTTGAACGTAGTAATCCCATAACAGCTACAGCAAGTAGACTATGCCTGGTCCTTGCATTAGTAAATATATTTCAGAACACTTGTGAGAAGTCTGTTGCAGGCTTGTAGTAGCACAGACTGGAGTTCCCCTCACTCAACAGCATCTCCTTTACGTGTCAAAAGATCCAATGGGAACATGAATGAATTCAAAGGGCAGATCCCCAGAGTTTTCCAGTTGATGGCAGATGATGATGCTTCATCATttttggaagaagaatgggaattaGCACCCTCTTGCTGTTGACAGCAGCTGCTGTTTGGGTGGATATGGAAAAATATATCATGTTGGTCTCTGCCACTGTTTACAGACTGGCTGGACTCTGCTTGTGTTCCGTTTTTATTACCTGTGTAGCGTCCATTTAACTCTCTATAGCATTTGTACATATGACTTTTCAATTTATTAAAGTCCAGACACTCCAACTCTTCTGGTAGCGATAGTAACAAGTCTAGGAGCACAGCTGATTCTatagacaaaaacaaaacatgagcGGGATGTTAGGTAGATACTTATCATATGGCCAAAAATGTAATACTTCGCCTCTGGCAAAGTATTCTGGTTTTCAGTACTCTGGTTCTCCGGTTTTGTTTCCTCTCAACTCCTCTGTAAGCAGTTGTCACAAAAACAGTGCTGTATTTCTTCTATATCAAatactaaacattttaaaaatagggtATAAGAGATTTGGTATACTTTTCAATACACAGTAAGACATCCAGAAGAGGcacaggatccccatgaaagtagAATAAACATAAGATAACAAttctgttatttttttgtttgcaAGAACACCTATCTAGGAACAATTTCCTGCAAAACTTTGGCATATATAGGGTCATGTTAGAAAACCAAGAGaaagaatatattaatcaaatttgtAAAAGTTATACCCACAAATGTGTCTTAAGCTGGACTCTACTTGAAATCCAATAATAACAAATAGCAGCTACCCATTTTCCCCCACTCACGACTAGAAAAACCTTAACTTACCACCTGGTGGAAGCTCTGGTGCTTTAGATCCACGTGAGATCACTGAGAGATATTTGTAAATCTTTTCGAAGTCTACCTGAAATTCACCATTTTTCACAGGGGTTAATTCTTCTCCATTTGATGATACAGTTGCTTCCCGAGTTTCTTCATTTGATTTATTCTTGTTATGAAGAGTTGGTGATGAACATCTAGTGGTTTTAACTTCCATAGGCTTTGGGGGCACAGAATGGAGTAAGCAGAGTGGCTCAGTAGATGCAATTGTCAAAACCTAACAAGTAGAGAGTTGGAAACTAGTGAGTATTCAATAAATAAGTAGAATAGAGATATATGTACTTGTGAATAAGAGAACAGTAAACTCTGCTGTAGAAAGGGTACCACAAGTTCCAAGCAGGTAGAatattcctgattttttttcttaggaAGCACAGCACATTTCCAACGGTTACATCTTTTCATGAAAGGGGCACAGTGCTAGGTATGGTAGGGCTATGTGGACAAAATGTATAGTGACAGAGTTGCCACAGATGTATTGATTGCCCAAATTACTACATTATCAtttaataaaaaatttaataaaattacaGAAGATGCATAATTTTAACCTGGGAAAAAGCAGCTGTTACAGCATCTTCAAGGCATCCTGTCATTTTTTCAGCCAACGCAGTCCACACCTAGAAGGAAATCCAAGAAATAGATATGAATATCTTTCAGTCTACCATATGCCATAATTCCTTACCCAAGTTACCCTTTTTATACCTCAATAGGTGCAGGAACAGGGGCATCCTTCTGTTTACACTGGTGGTATCGAAACTGTGCCTTGACTACTTCTTTTGCCACGCGCTCTTTCAGTAGATCCACAAACTTCATGATCTGCAATACCAGCACATTTTAGACACGATATGAGCAGTATTTTCAGAAAAATCTTAACTTGCTTTCAGAAAACACTTAAACTGGTAATTCTCCCAAAAAACATGGAACTGAGAAATACCAAGTCAGAGTTACAGTACTGCTGTAATGAGGAAAACTCTAATGTTTCCATAACACCTTGGAAGAGGCTTCTTTGGCTAACAGAAAACTTGTTTATTTAAAGGTGGAGACATCGGGCCAACTACTGAATTACATGTTTTTCATGAATAAGACTCCGCTCTTCTGAATGTTTATTTATGCTAGCATTTATAAATTCAATCAAGCTGTACACAGCACCTGAGGGAGTTTAATCTAATTATTCAAGGCTGAATGAGGCAAACTTCTTGACTTCTCAAACAATCCAGTTTTGCTCTCTTACTCCCATCACCCTGCTTTGATTAACATCCAGACTGGAGAATTCAAAAGCTTGTTACATATTTTTTGACATTTTGGCTGGTTCTAATAATGACTACAGAGTTCTTTTTATGGTTCAACATAGTTTTTAGGGTCCAACAATTTCACCTTGCCAGTTTCAGATACATTTGGAGGTCAGAAACTTGATCAAAATCAGGTAACAGTTTATTTATCTTTGCTGGCATCTAAATGTGTTTGCTGTTAGTCTCCCAAAGGTACCTGCAGATTACAAACTTGTTTATCTACCCAATGCTACTCAAAAGTGGTGACCAATCTTCAATTGGCTAACTGTCTGCAGGAAGATTTCAGAGAGGGAAAAACAAACCATCTCCCTGATAACAATATGGCAGAAATACATACCAATCTCTGGTAcactggaggaaaaaaaaaccctgctgatACTGCACATTAGATAATTCGAGAAGTACTAATCTATCATGTACTGATGGCTCTAGCTTTCCAATCTTTAGCAAGTTCAAGAAAACCCAGAACTTTTAAAGTTCATCCTTATATGTGTCTTGCTGAGAATCATTAAATGCTTTTTATTTCCTAACACACTTTGTGGTTAAGGTCTCATCACACTGAAGTTTTAATATAGTTTTAAACTGGTACTGAAGAACATCATTTTACTGTGCATCATTTTACTGtttttctattctgccttagtcagaccacatctggaatactgtgcccaattctgggcactgcaatttaagggagatgttgacaagctggaatgtgtccagaggacggtgactaaaatgatcaagggtctggagaacaagccctatgaggagcggcttaaagagctgggcatgtttagcctgcagaagaggaggctaagaggagacatgatgagggccatgtatcaagatgtgaggagaagtcatagggaggagggagcaagcttgttttctgctgccctggagaataggacgtggaacaacagcTACAAACtagaggaaaagagattccatctaaacattaggaagaactccctaactgtgagagttgtttggcagtggaacactctgctccggagtgtggtggaggctccttctttggaggtttttaaacagaggctggatggccatctgtcgggggtgttttgaatgtgattttcctgcttcttggcagggggttggactgaatggcccagaaggtctcttccaactctatgatttcacAGGAAACCCTGGAACCAGTTCAAGGCCCGGATGGTGATGACAAAAACCACAAGACACTGATGAGTACTGGTAAAGTATCCCTTAACTGAAATGCTATGGCCCAGAagtatttgggattttaaaatacttACTGGTACATAATGAGACATTTGCAAACAGGATCTGAGTGCAAACATGAACACTTCATTTACATTTCACATACATCTGAGAAATGTAGCCACAAGGCAATTTTAGACACAACGttttaactaataataataaaccttatttATAGTCAGATCTAGTTCctgagaagatcatgatgctggggaaaaaggaagagcaagatggatggatggtatcctggaagtgactggcttgaccttgaaggagctgggagtggtgacagctgacagggagctctggtgtgagcTAGTTAATGAGATCACAaaaagtcagaagcgactgaatgaataaacaaaaacatctccccgaagggactcagggtggtttccaacatacagcaacaattcaatgcccaaagaaaaccatacagtttacatcaagacaaagcacattagacaatataaacaacctaactgaaccttaataaacaaaatgacaaCAAATGAAATgactaaaaatttaaaaaattaaaaacataaaatacaaaaaccctgataaaacacattaaaaataaaatatataaaactgagTACATCAAAACTCCATCAGATGAGGTTCAGGATTCCTATGGTCAGGAGTACTAAAAAGGATCTAagctatatatattaaaatgtaatgtggCGCTTTAttatggactaaacaacaaaaccactgaacccaatcacaccaaatttggccacagaaaacatagtcatccagtctacatctttcaatcaaaaaaacctagaaagatTGTCCAAATTACATAGGATGGGGAAGAGCCTTTccccccctaactgccagttagaaaggtaggctctgctgcctttagctgcccccccccccccccggctttagGCCCTAccccctttgtatcctagcaattccctcagccaaaatggtgcccagggcacaggcagagtgcacttaggcctgatccacactgcctataaaatacagattatctgatttgaactggattatatggcagtggagactcaaggccctcccacacagctacagtgttccctcacttatcactggggttaggttccaggaccacccgcaattagtgaaaatccatgaagtagggacactatatttattttaatatttatacattattttagtagttaaacactgttttaagtctttatcaaccaatcatgtgttgataaatcgcctccttctcctcctgttgccgcttgggctccttttctctccctttggcttctccttccttagactgtaatttgtcattttttatgatttataatagtagtagtagtagtagtaaacttttattacggtcaatgaccagctcggatttataatagtcttttagagtttatttaaaaaccacgaaacagcgaatccacgaaaagtgaaccgcgaagtagtgagggaacactgtatataacccagaatgccaaggcacataatccacagtatctgctttgaactggattaccttgagtccacactgccatatgatccacttcaatgtggattttatacagctgtgtagaagggtcctcatataatccagtatcctgcttgttgattttaatgattgtttttattgatgttgatgttttttactgggataatttttttattgctttgttactgttatttgtttgtattattgggccatgccccatgtaagccgcctgagtcccttcggggagatggggcggggtataaaaataaagttattattatattattattattctaagcagataatttaagattataaatataatatgaaataattactgtggtataataatgcagaacaatataatctctaaaatcaggacaataaataaagagcaacactttgaaaacgggaattccagacaggaaacaatcagggccagctaacatctcccaacaaaggattcccccaggcaggaagtatccaggctttcaagctgcaaggccattaaatgctaatcaaggtgactaattgcagcattcataattGCTGCAcaaagactattaattgctattcaacctgggcaaccaaggattccacaaggtagaaagcggccaggcttttaacctGCAAAACTATTC contains:
- the snapc2 gene encoding snRNA-activating protein complex subunit 2, translating into MKPPSRPRSAPARYHLGPVSRIWTDREKRRLLRGLRAQAQAPGPLRLEVLKKYLPSRGEDEIMKFVDLLKERVAKEVVKAQFRYHQCKQKDAPVPAPIEVWTALAEKMTGCLEDAVTAAFSQVLTIASTEPLCLLHSVPPKPMEVKTTRCSSPTLHNKNKSNEETREATVSSNGEELTPVKNGEFQVDFEKIYKYLSVISRGSKAPELPPGESAVLLDLLLSLPEELECLDFNKLKSHMYKCYRELNGRYTGNKNGTQAESSQSVNSGRDQHDIFFHIHPNSSCCQQQEGANSHSSSKNDEASSSAINWKTLGICPLNSFMFPLDLLTRKGDAVE